Proteins found in one Artemia franciscana chromosome 13, ASM3288406v1, whole genome shotgun sequence genomic segment:
- the LOC136034319 gene encoding craniofacial development protein 2-like, with protein sequence MNRYHWDIVGLSETHLPFTGIERINDIKLITSRRSDGVHRQGVGFLLYKRAKQSLLAVHPVSDRIITIRLKGTIANMTIIHVYAPDSSRNDQEAEEFYSQLQYTVDTAPKRDVLFVIGDFNAIVGLSNDRLEDVMGKFGHGWQNHRGEMLINLCRDNELFITNTMFRHRERRKVTWRSPDGRTANMID encoded by the coding sequence ATGAACCGTTACCACTGGGACATCGTTGGACTTTCTGAGACTCACCTTCCCTTCACAGGAATAGAAAGAATAAACGACATAAAGCTCATCACGTCTCGAAGAAGTGATGGAGTTCACCGCCAAGGTGTCGGTTTCCTACTCTACAAGCGAGCCAAACAATCTCTTCTTGCCGTCCATCCTGTCTCTGACCGTATTATCACCATTCGTCTAAAAGGAACCATTGCCAATATGACCATAATTCACGTTTACGCCCCAGACTCGTCCCGGAATGACCAAGAAGCCGAAGAATTCTACAGCCAACTCCAATACACCGTTGACACGGCTCCCAAGAGAGATGTTCTGTTCGTGATTGGGGACTTCAACGCCATTGTCGGACTCTCAAATGATAGACTTGAAGATGTCATGGGCAAGTTCGGGCACGGGTGGCAGAACCACAGGGGTGAAATGCTCATCAACTTGTGTCGGGATAACGAACTTTTCATAACGAACACCATGTTCCGTCATAGAGAACGAAGGAAAGTTACTTGGAGATCCCCTGACGGCCGCACTGCAAACATGATTGATTAA